One Helianthus annuus cultivar XRQ/B chromosome 7, HanXRQr2.0-SUNRISE, whole genome shotgun sequence genomic region harbors:
- the LOC118480254 gene encoding leucine-rich repeat extensin-like protein 3, producing the protein MPADQEPAPADSELGVALEPVFAHDPLPAHDPLPAHDPIPVDVPVIAPPVADVPVVAPPPDPIPVFVDRAPFAIHIDPGYAHSRNGWIEDDDYPPFVRLVTPPAAPVQVPIDVPQYHPHVSDVHRMDLPVTFLQDIPHPRPGEGPSTQQHDHMPPTTAAFPFMPPFAPAAHTAFSSSAPMGEPFMWSSPNLQQDMLSRRVAELERIPRPPSFADPSQSTFPPAPLFPYPDFHIRFLTMEQQIACLMRIVHALEEDLVHLRRLLFIPPPPPPPPSA; encoded by the exons ATGCCCGCTGATCAGGAGCCTGCTCCAGCTGATTCAGAGCTTGGAGTTGCACTAGAGCCTGTTTTCGCTCACGACCCTTTACCGGCGCACGACCCTTTACCGGCGCACGACCCTATTCCTGTTGATGTACCGGTCATTGCACCACCAGTTGCTGATGTCCCAGTTGTTGCACCTCCGCCCGACCCCATTCCTGTGTTTgttgaccgtgcaccttttgctaTACACATTGATCCTGGATATGCTCACTCCCGTAATGGATGGATTGAGGATGACGACTATCCTCCTTTTGTTCGACTAGTCACTCCCCCTGCTGCACCTGTCCAGGTACCCATTGATGTCCCACAGTATCACCCTCACGTGTCAGACGTCCACCGCATGGATTTACCCGTCACTtttcttcaggacatacctcatccccgtccaggggaaggaccTTCTACTCAGCAGCACGATCACATGCCACCTACGACAGCAGCCTTTCCATTTATGCCCCCTTTTGCACCTGCTGCACACACTGCTTTTTCTTCTTCAGCACCCATGGGCGAGCCATTTATGTGGTCTTCGCCCAAC CTACAGCAGGATATGTTGAGTCGGAGAGTCGCTGAGCTCGAGAGGATCCCGCGTCCTCCATCTTTTGCTGATCCATCACAGTCTACTTTTCCACCTGCTCCACTATTTCCTTATCCGGATTTCCACATCCGATTCCTAACgatggagcagcagattgcttGTTTGATGCGTATTGTTCACGCACTCGAGGAGGATTTGGTGCATCTGCGCCGTTTGCTTTTCAtccctccacctcctcctcctcccccaTCAGCTTGA